A window of Chromohalobacter canadensis genomic DNA:
CCCTTAAAACAGTTCTTGCTTTTTTCCTAAACTCTTTGTCGCCGAGTAAAATCTCAGCAGAGACACTACCTTGCGCAAAAAGATGACTTAAACCGGCTGACCCACCTTTCCTATGTTTAACATGAATAAACTGTTTTTTATCTGTCATTAAGTCACATAGCTCGATAGGTGTAGTCGTTCTATTGCTTTTTATCAATTTTTTATCGAGTAAATGGTAGCTATGACTAGTCGAAGCTCGTTCGTTGTAGTCACCTTCTGATTCAATTTTTGATTTTGTTTTCCCGTCTTTGATTTCGTCCCATACGTGAACCTTAGGAAAGGCTAAAGTCGATACATTTATTCGATCCAGCGTAGAGTCGACCCTAGCAATAAAACTATTATCGATCTCATACCATAAACCGGAAAATAATATGTAGGTTTTATCTGTATCCTTATACTCAAAATAAATGCACTTATAGATTTGATAGTCAGACTCATTCTCATGAACGTCGTAAACAAAAAGCCTGTCTCGCTTAATTGAGTCAATAGAAATAGTCGCAACATCTATGTTATCAAGGTATTCCTTCGCCTCAATTGTTGGCTTTATGGAATTCTTAGTACGAGTATAGCTGAATCCATAGATACTATCCCATTGAACAATCTCGGGGATAGTTATAGTTATCTCAGAGCTCTTTGCTTTAACAGCATCAATTAACTTTCCATCTAAGTGATCAATTTCGGACTTCTCTTTAATCTTTCTGATATTATCAACCCACGAAAAGTTACTTTTATATGAATCACTTTTATAGCAACCAGAGAGCAAATCAACCACTTGTGATATTTCATCCACACCCATTTCTATGCCAAATGAATAAACAGCATCACCACCGGAGATGTTTTTCAAATCTACACCGTTTTTAGGTGAACCTGTGACAGCTCTAATAACATCCCTTGAAATATCAATGCCAAATACTCCAACAGAAGACTCTCTAGAGGCTTGCGACTTTTTCTGTACTGCCTGATCTTCTAGTGTAAAAAGGTCAACGCTTCGCAAACTGTCATGATTAAGTGTGTTAAGCGCAGTTTTTATTCCAAAATCATGTACAAAATATTTTGTATCTATCAAGAATCGACCATAACCGAAGGTAAAAGCCATTGTAGCTGTTGCAGTTTTTATAATAAGAACCGCTGAGCTAGAACGATTAGCAAGTTCATCTAATGAAGCACCTGTTATATCCTCCGTAAAGCCACTCCATTTTGGCTTTTTCTCTGTTGGAATTTTTACGAATAGCTTACCTTCAAGCTCATGCTTATTGTCTAGTTCATAAGCGTTAACTTGAGATGTTCCTTTTAAGTAGTCGTCTGTTTTCAGAGAAGCATGTTCATCCTTTGCCAAGAATGCATTCAAATATAAGTATGGCTTTTTATCTTCCACTGAAATCAACTCCTTACTGATGCATAACGCCAGCCATCAGCCGCGCGAGGTACAAGCGTCAGCTGGATGGCCTTGTTGGGCAGTACATTAGGTCGATGCCTCAAGGTTTGGTTCGCATCAAGTTTGACTCGATATCCTTGATCCACTCACATTCAACACCCCTGTTTTCGCGCGCCTCCCTTATCATTCTGATATTGTTTGCCGTAGTTTCCGGCTCCCACGGTTCGCGCACTGATGCGACGGCCATTCCTAAAGAGGACTGCGCGTCTTCAACCTTATCAGATAAAACGGACACTTCGAGCTCTGTAGCGTAATCCCAATAATCTGGCCTTTTACTAGCCAGACGTCTTTTAACTGCATAAGCAACTACAGGCATAAGTTCATTTCTTCTGGGATCAGGAGGGTCTGAGCACTCCATGAGCGTTACCGCGTTGATTCCTGGATATGCATCTCGCCAGTCCGATTCAAAACCTTGGAGATAAGCATCTATAGCCATATTCAAGAAGCCACGACCAGCCGGGTTCTGCTCCTCACTAGCCTTCAACCATCGGTCTTTATATACACGGCCTAGAATACCGTTGGTTTCACTACTGGGGCCATGACACTCAATCACTTCTGCCAACATCCTCTCCGCATCGTCATGCCGGCCAAGCCTATTCAGTGCAAAACCTAATTGCTCTTGCACAAGTATCGTTTGCTTGAGGGGCGGAGACATCTTAGCAACTAGATCAACCATTTTTTGCCAATCTTTTACTGCTCTGTAAGAAAGGAATAGATCGATAACAATCGCGGGATCCGCGTCCACTACATCTATTTCTCTCTCAATATTTTCAACAGCAGAACTACTTTCTTCGCGAGCTCTCCTTAGTCGCTCTTTCATGGTCTTTGAGTACTCTACAATGTCCCGGAAAGCATCTGTTTTTAGTCTTTGAAGGTCCGGTCTCGGCACATCGGTTAACAGCTGATACAGTGGGCTGTCATCTGCTGGGTCACGACATGACTCAAGCCTTTCAGCTAGCGCGTGACGGGTCTCCTCGGGGTTTTCTGGAAATCCGTATTCATCGACGTTATAGAGAATCGCTCTTAAAGGAGAAACATCAAAAGGTAAGCGCATGCCGCTTCCGGCTACCGGAACCGTGCTGTATGGTCGCACACCATGTCTTATCCCCAATTCATAAAATACGTTGGCGTTAGCAGTCGTGAGGTCTGCTACCGCATAGTCGCACATCATAAGCCGCTCAAACATCGGTTTATGGATGATCCCACCGATGACCTCTTCGTCCGCTCTGATCGGCTCTAAATTGGCATCCGTTATTGCAGGAGCAATTATTTGATCCTGAATCCGTGAGACCAGCCCCCAGAAATGCTTCTAACCTACTGAACTGCATGGCAATATAGCGAATATCGCCATTCACCCAGACAGTGCCATGCCCAACGTCAAGTTCCGCGCCAGTCGCCGCACCCTCACCAGCCACGCCGGGCTGTCCATCATCGGGCAATGCTTCGAGATCGCTGGCGTCGACAGCATCGACAGCCGCTTCCCCACCACGCTGGGCATGCGCACCAGTGACGTGATCAAGAGCTACCTGGGCCTGCTGTGTCTGGGCATGAGCGACTATGACGCTGTCGAGAACTTCCGCCGCGACAAGCCCTTCCAACAACTGCTGACCCTGCAGAAGGTGCCGAGCGCGGCGACGCTGCGACAGCGGCTGGAGAAACTTGCCGCCAACGACCTGCAGGCGCGCACCGCCACCTGGTCCACGACCCTGCTGTCACTGATCGAAGCACCGATCACCGCCGAGACGACGCACGTCTGCCTGGACATCGACACCTTCGTCATGGACAACAGCAACTCGAAGAAGGAAGGCGTCTCGCGGACCTACCAGAAGGTCGATGGCTACACCCCGATCGCCGCCTATCTGGGCAACGAAGGGTGGTGCCTGGGTCTGGAACTGCGGCCTGGCAAGCAGCACACCATGAAGGAGAGCAACGCCTTTCTGGAGCGGGTACTGCCTCGCGCCCAAGGCCTGACCAAGCAACCGATCCTGTTACGCGAGGACAGCGGCTTCGACAGCCAGGCGCACCTGGCGCTTCTCGAACAGCAGCGCCAGGTCTTTGCCGACGAGGGGCGCCGGCTCGACTATGTCGTCAAATGGAACCCGCGCGGCTCGGCCACGGCGGATCAGGATACCTGGTTGGCTGTGGCGGCGGACTACTGGGAAGAGCTGCGTCCTGGCAAGCGCCAGGCGCTGTGGACGCAGACCGTCTCGATCCACGACGACAACAAGACCGAATACGTCGTCCAACGCGTGATGCGCCTGGTAGAGCGCACCGCCGATCGCGATGGCCAGTTGCTGCTCGAACCGGACTATGAGTTGGAAGGCTGGTGGACCAGCCTGGACGAGGCGCCGGAGGCGGTGATCAAACGCTACCAGGCGCATGCCACCCACGAGCAATTCCACAGTGAGATCAAGACCGATCTCGACCTGGAGCGGCTGCCGTCGGGCAAGTTCGCCACCAACGATCTGATCCTGCACCTCGCCCAGCTGGCCTACAACATCCTGCGGCTGATGGGGCAGCTGGGCATGACCGGCGAGCTGAGCCCGGTGCGCCATCCCGCCAAGCGGCGCCGGATCCGCACCGTGCTACAAGAGCTGGTGCATCGTGCGGCGCTCGTGATTCACAAGGCGCGGCAGATCATCCTCGACTTCGGGCAGGACATCGGACGCATGACGGTGTTGAACACCTTGCGAAGCCGCCTGCGCTATCCCCGAGGCACGCCATGCTGATCGTCTGTCGGACAAAGGCACCACGCAGAGAGCTGACGGTCATCGGCAGCCAGTATCAGCGTGCCCGGCGGGTAGAAATGCCTGTCAAAATGGGCTGCTCTCGTCGGTCAGCGTCGCCATGGTTGGTCCTCCCCGGTATGCGTTCAGCGGTTGAGACGGAATCGGCGGTCAGAAAATGCTCGCTGGCGGTGATAGGGGAAGTGTCGGCGCTGGCTTCACGGAATCAGGTACCTTTTCAGGGGGCCTCATGAAGGATACAGGCATTAAACAACTCCTTGCTTCACTACTGGCATGTAGTTTCTTGGCAACAGGGGCAGTGTCGGCAAACGACCTACCTGATGAAGCAATTCTTTACAAAGACCCCAGGTGCGACTGTTGTACAGCTTATGCACATTACCTTGAAACGCAAGGTGTCAGGATCACGATCGTGGATGATGTTGCGCTGGATAGCATCAAGAAGCGAGCAGAAGTGCCCAAGAATTTGGCTTCATGCCATACCCTTAAAATGGGTAAGTATTGGATCGAGGGTCACGTTCCTAAGAAAGCACTAGCAACGCTTTTCTCTAAACAACCAGATATAAATGGCATTGGCCTTGTCGGCATGCCGAAAGGATCCCCAGGCATGCCCGGGGCTCAAGAAGCACCCTTTAAAATCTATGAATTTAAAAATAATAAAGACCATTCTTTCATGACTTTTTAGAAAATATTTTCATCGCAGCCTGGCTTTTAGAGGGGAGCATCTCCCCTCCTTTTTTACACACGACAAATTCTTAACCAAAGCTATTGATTTTTCCCTATCATTTTTTCCCAAGTTCCGTCACGATGTACTAGGCGATGCAATATCGCCATAAACACATGTCCTGCAATCAACGCTGTCAGTATATAAGCAAGTGGGCCATGCAGCTCCTGAAAAATCGTATCCCATTTTGTGTCAAGACCTTTTGTCAGAAGAGTATCAAAAACTAAAACGGGATAACCTTGCAATAAGCCACTCAACGGGATAGCGATCAGAACAACGTATATACTAAAATGCCCAAACCTTACCATTATACTTCTACTTCGTGGCCTATGCTTTCTCTGCACCAACAACCAGATCATGCGGAGCAACATTACCCCCAAAATAGAAACCCCTATCGTCATATGCCACGGCTGTACATACTGACTAAAAATATTCTTGGGGTCCCAACTACGCATATATACATCGGCTAGCTGTATAATGACCAATATTGCAGTTATCCAATGCAATACGCGACTAACAACACCATAGTATTTATATGAGTCCGTTGCCTTCATTATCCACACCCCATGCTATTTTAGGATTGCACACTACAAGAAGAACCGGCCAACCCCAATCAGCCGGCCCTTAATTTACCATGCATCACTTATTGATATTGGGTGTGGAGTTGGTAGATATTCCGACTTTCATGAGCGCCTCCCATGGTAGTGCTTCCAGTAACCATAAGCTGATAATCTCCTGGCTCTAATGACCTGACAAGAGAAAAGTGCCCATCAGGATCTGACGCTGCGGCAACCATTTCTCCTGATGCGTCATAGAGCACCGCCTTCAGATAGTTTCCACGGCTAGAGCTACCAGCATAGTGCTCACTTGTTACTGTTAAAGTAGTCGGCTTATCAATAGGCACGGTGTATCGGTTTTCGTTGCCATTGCTAATCATCTGACTCGATGAAATACCATCTTCTAGCACGGGAACGCCACCGTCATGACCAACGCTCGCAACAGCAGGAATTGCTAACACGCTGGAGATAAAAGCTGTCAATGCAATCATTTTCACTTTCATGGCACACCTCATTTCATTGGGTACAAATACTTTATATCCCATAAAGCTGAAATGAGTATTAAAAA
This region includes:
- a CDS encoding TIGR04141 family sporadically distributed protein, producing MEDKKPYLYLNAFLAKDEHASLKTDDYLKGTSQVNAYELDNKHELEGKLFVKIPTEKKPKWSGFTEDITGASLDELANRSSSAVLIIKTATATMAFTFGYGRFLIDTKYFVHDFGIKTALNTLNHDSLRSVDLFTLEDQAVQKKSQASRESSVGVFGIDISRDVIRAVTGSPKNGVDLKNISGGDAVYSFGIEMGVDEISQVVDLLSGCYKSDSYKSNFSWVDNIRKIKEKSEIDHLDGKLIDAVKAKSSEITITIPEIVQWDSIYGFSYTRTKNSIKPTIEAKEYLDNIDVATISIDSIKRDRLFVYDVHENESDYQIYKCIYFEYKDTDKTYILFSGLWYEIDNSFIARVDSTLDRINVSTLAFPKVHVWDEIKDGKTKSKIESEGDYNERASTSHSYHLLDKKLIKSNRTTTPIELCDLMTDKKQFIHVKHRKGGSAGLSHLFAQGSVSAEILLGDKEFRKKARTVLRGVSSGLQHSVPLNSFKSDGVEVVFLILGEDSTSLKNNLPFFSKVNLSKAFENLSQRGFEVSIAGVGTEPKPSA
- a CDS encoding TRAFs-binding domain-containing protein, whose translation is MRLPFDVSPLRAILYNVDEYGFPENPEETRHALAERLESCRDPADDSPLYQLLTDVPRPDLQRLKTDAFRDIVEYSKTMKERLRRAREESSSAVENIEREIDVVDADPAIVIDLFLSYRAVKDWQKMVDLVAKMSPPLKQTILVQEQLGFALNRLGRHDDAERMLAEVIECHGPSSETNGILGRVYKDRWLKASEEQNPAGRGFLNMAIDAYLQGFESDWRDAYPGINAVTLMECSDPPDPRRNELMPVVAYAVKRRLASKRPDYWDYATELEVSVLSDKVEDAQSSLGMAVASVREPWEPETTANNIRMIREARENRGVECEWIKDIESNLMRTKP
- a CDS encoding IS1380 family transposase, producing MPNVKFRASRRTLTSHAGLSIIGQCFEIAGVDSIDSRFPTTLGMRTSDVIKSYLGLLCLGMSDYDAVENFRRDKPFQQLLTLQKVPSAATLRQRLEKLAANDLQARTATWSTTLLSLIEAPITAETTHVCLDIDTFVMDNSNSKKEGVSRTYQKVDGYTPIAAYLGNEGWCLGLELRPGKQHTMKESNAFLERVLPRAQGLTKQPILLREDSGFDSQAHLALLEQQRQVFADEGRRLDYVVKWNPRGSATADQDTWLAVAADYWEELRPGKRQALWTQTVSIHDDNKTEYVVQRVMRLVERTADRDGQLLLEPDYELEGWWTSLDEAPEAVIKRYQAHATHEQFHSEIKTDLDLERLPSGKFATNDLILHLAQLAYNILRLMGQLGMTGELSPVRHPAKRRRIRTVLQELVHRAALVIHKARQIILDFGQDIGRMTVLNTLRSRLRYPRGTPC
- a CDS encoding DUF411 domain-containing protein, encoding MKDTGIKQLLASLLACSFLATGAVSANDLPDEAILYKDPRCDCCTAYAHYLETQGVRITIVDDVALDSIKKRAEVPKNLASCHTLKMGKYWIEGHVPKKALATLFSKQPDINGIGLVGMPKGSPGMPGAQEAPFKIYEFKNNKDHSFMTF
- a CDS encoding cytochrome b, with product MKATDSYKYYGVVSRVLHWITAILVIIQLADVYMRSWDPKNIFSQYVQPWHMTIGVSILGVMLLRMIWLLVQRKHRPRSRSIMVRFGHFSIYVVLIAIPLSGLLQGYPVLVFDTLLTKGLDTKWDTIFQELHGPLAYILTALIAGHVFMAILHRLVHRDGTWEKMIGKNQ